The following are encoded together in the Bombus affinis isolate iyBomAffi1 chromosome 6, iyBomAffi1.2, whole genome shotgun sequence genome:
- the LOC126918077 gene encoding uncharacterized protein LOC126918077 isoform X2, with product MASREKKPLAPSKAKQKANNDSGLPSNEIKSRKGKTLSNLKQQQLARDIIEAVATGSQLPPKLEATLPRKKVLRNLKRKQKLRVTKANLIKSKVTRKVTSRNLCRITSDIKKGVRAKRAKLSEENSAKTSDINTKTLENHINEAEGESIGTEGGNRSAKNNLRTKKTKFIPKSSELESEDIVDKDTDSVAGSSIKSSPKLNRKGRSLENIDSLPRGVKSTKFSGFKRNSIKEKDTFIKSEGDIKYTKGRKSTRDIDCTNIRVSKSLLDTKSSIDLTIDEVIASMLSDSEIDNQQGITEKIEGKVTRRKKMLVEENIVPDIEIKKEPDSEDIKITSDGENLETESVQSAIQLRKRSNASISQRSLRNGKLRQADSVISTDLELKKRRRLNSDDPVSSEVSTDNIADSNIDTESCFSESSGNDSQAVMVSTKDELCLKQETLKNFEDSSQIVSEIENNNNSDRVDRTTEIGPTLRSKTKAKSTEIEIKNDNIKGEYTRIIPKNAEVQEELKKTSNLDQVRKDNILAKLSDKSKGRRSSLNIDMKKTVNSFYGTDKSDGNPKSQIDQMIENIKLTIAKSIESKIFGPEKGLGLNKNFEVPKIEEIIAPLSAESQKLGLEDNTDEDKSTISKNEIKSDNSENSVAELKPKVADTAKEIEKLVMGDIELAETHSQNVQESDSSDNDASCNPHNASEAGSVQITENNDITCKAMNQQEESNNISNSAEESKKDVEQVIDDQIKILDDGKRSGLSKKSPRITDKGHLENNETVKKLGRVLNRIAQKSENSEESLENFSKPVSEETASNDESPKNESTNKAASLESSIVCTVIVSKQVQEEVIEEEAKTDQIIEDEAKISANVTVESDDVETLESISKEVERLVAEDQSSNQLQTSMNEMQYRQESANKTTTDISPLPGKLGITDIEKQETSLAKVDESKNSDAQNKPEVIENTKEIEKSEESVSEATQVAKKDKNNCRVPPTSDSTTNFKCTASPVSSDVCNPIEDIKKDIDENKKDEKCKSTNDTDNNNAGNNNTDKKVISLKDNSENNDTTIVKEEIEISDNIVEEQKSAGDDNKKRVLRARDKTKKIEKGQASCNKERIEGASKIKTEEESSQILHSSHNEEDTQDLEEKAHEMIADDIDDSQNSTETDTIELERQARTRRSREVKKRKEDQLNALKNKRPKREIRRYDQQNKEETLLDNEVAKINENNRSFLNKYENGTECATNFRGFSEGVRGSLEKCQDSTDSIRSKSENDLIIKKEPNKKTCENRLSRNLSENHVTKQSGNIDILNANCKPVKTPETSQKDSDETSTSGESSSSINITPKILETPEDKAKKESILRLLGLESLEKAAERLSHQKAKKEQYTGTLKTVIRVQKEKEKDKRRSRSPLKMVLKQGRGDGEGDSPENFYTIQKEFGTSGWGDSSSGANRKFSTNHRHSCDEDNEDTAPKDRQSLVIPEKSSSFSIHPGRLCADVCCYCFGKFGSLDTPMHLAQMKSDERRKKILIIERHLNKDSCLCDACYRHVDRKANTSPTNMQTKPQKQHRQLMVSKCSARECRDASRHHVKRRWLLKIKTGLQKQVDIDWESSQHTSMSFCASHYSKIERFLTCALCKRRLARNHTHQLANAETEELNHLLGQQGVPVILAAGTFVCKLCRYFTQLQLKYKDVENMNTNHKSFFKSYRKRILHYHDIEVLENEDEDSSQNQTKDKDKDKDKRKKTKCSTQPKTGTSKSPDGTTNSASEKSTPEPTKNEEASSEMDNENRTAKTNLNDENVGMDVQFLGIESTVEKLKKRKLLDMHPYTTSDTMISCNNPNEVVEILAMDKEVTLTRLPKRPRTNNDITPVVQRLGANPSISVRTLFPGEEEMNLHANIEFTNVREITPQGWEKCATMIQYDRDTKLLWQELQRPYGNQSSFLRHLILLEKYYRSGDLVLAPNASRNAINYSTSVQNRLISYEGPEKMDEPIMEPIASEYHNSRRLSGGYVLERDKHSLPSTSTPKQPSSTSTTQSIKSSPPRVLKLNPGVSIIKKPPPNLQRLNLPSTSANSANGNVKRKDGQKLPTSSGGKVFHLSEPEFKRLQNLKKQKQQMLTEKQSTSSNGGTGNLSSSANVKSATQYQKAQIAAHTQFQKHLRMQQEMLSRQSRSDFEPLICDVRALANENSPTQNLLHNLNLPKSIQVTTKTSNQIPILPKIPKSLTVIPQTVTRPTEK from the exons ATGGCATCCAGGGAAAAGAAACCCTTAGCGCCTTCCAAAGCAAAACAGAAGGCGAATAATGATTCTGGCTTGCCATCGAACGAAATTAAAAGTAGAAAAGGCAAGACTTTGTCAAATCTAAAGCAACAGCAACTTGCACGAGACATAATAGAGGCTGTGGCGACTGGTAGTCAACTTCCTCCGAAATTAGAGGCAACCCTTCCACGTAAAAAGGTTCTCAGGAATCTCAAACGTAAACAAAAGCTAAGAGTAACAAAGGCCAATTTAATTAAGTCAAAAGTTACAAGGAAGGTGACCAGTAGAAATTTATGCAGAATAACTTCTGATATTAAGAAGGGTGTGAGGGCTAAAAGAGCCAAATTATCGGAAGAAAACAGTGCTAAGACATCTGATATCAACACAAAAACTTTAGAGAACCACATAAACGAAGCAGAGGGTGAAAGTATAGGAACAGAAGGAGGTAATAGAAGTGCCAAGAACAATCTCAGGACTAAAAAGACCAAGTTTATACCAAAAAGTAGCGAATTGGAGAGTGAGGACATTGTGGACAAAGATACAGATTCAGTTGCTGGATCCAGTATCAAGAGCAGTCCAAAACTTAATAGGAAAGGTAGAAGCTTGGAAAATATAGATTCTTTACCTAGGGGTGTTAAATCAACCAAATTTTCGGGATTTAAAAGGAATAGTATCAAAGAGAAAGACACTTTCATAAAGTCAGAAGGTGatattaaatatacaaaaggaagaaagagtACCAGGGATATAGATTGCACTAATATAAGAGTTTCAAAGTCACTTCTGGACACCAAGAGTTCTATAGATCTTACCATAGACGAAGTGATAGCTTCAATGTTGAGCGATTCAGAAATAGATAATCAGCAAGGAATAACAGAGAAAATTGAAGGGAAAGTAACAAGGAGGAAAAAGATGTTAGTAGAAGAGAATATAGTTCCGgatattgagataaaaaaaGAACCAGACAGTGAAGATATCAAAATTACTTCTGATGGAGAGAATCTGGAAACAGAATCTGTTCAAAGTGCAATTCAATTGAGGAAAAGGTCGAACGCATCGATTAGTCAAAGAAGTTTGCGGAATGGCAAGTTACGACAGGCGGATTCTGTTATCTCTACCGATTTGGAGCTTAAAAAACGTCGAAGATTGAATTCGGACGACCCTGTTAGTTCGGAAGTTTCCACGGATAATATCGCAGATAGTAATATCGATACCGAATCTTGTTTTTCTGAATCTAGCGGTAACGATTCTCAGGCGGTTATGGTATCAACTAAAGATGAACTTTGCTTAAAACAAGAAACACTAAAAAATTTCGAAGACAGTTCGCAAATTGTATCggaaatagaaaataataacaATAGTGATAGAGTAGATAGGACAACCGAGATTGGACCTACTCTTCGttcgaaaactaaagccaaaAGTACCGAgatcgaaataaaaaatgaCAATATTAAAGGCGAATATACACGAATAATACCGAAAAACGCGGAAGTGCAAGAAGAGCTAAAGAAAACGAGTAATTTGGATCAAGTTAGGAAAGATAATATTTTAGCAAAACTTTCTGACAAATCTAAGGGTCGAAGAAGTAGTTTAAACATAGATATGAAGAAGACGGTCAATTCGTTTTATGGTACTGATAAGTCGGACGGTAATCCGAAGTCTCAAATAGATCAAATGATAGAAAATATCAAGCTTACGATCGCCAAATCTATCGAGAGTAAAATCTTTGGACCGGAGAAGGGTCTCggattgaataaaaattttgaagtacCAAAAATCGAGGAGATAATTGCACCGCTGAGTGCGGAATCGCAGAAATTAGGGTTGGAGGATAATACAGACGAGGATAAGTCTACTATTTCTAAGAATGAGATTAAATCGGACAATTCAGAAAATTCAGTGGCTGAACTGAAGCCAAAAGTGGCCGATACTGccaaagaaattgaaaaactaGTCATGGGTGATATTGAACTAGCTGAAACACATTCTCAGAACGTACAAGAGAGCGATTCTTCTGACAATGATGCAAGCTGCAACCCTCATAATGCTTCTGAAGCAGGTTCTGTTCAGATTACGGAGAACAATGATATCACCTGCAAAGCTATGAATCAACAGGAGGAATCAAATAATATCTCTAATTCGGCAGAGGAGTCTAAAAAGGACGTGGAACAAGTTATAGACGATCAGATTAAGATTTTGGATGATGGTAAAAGATCTGGTCTTAGCAAAAAATCTCCGAGAATAACGGATAAAGGTCATCTTGAGAACAACGAAACTGTTAAAAAGTTAGGTAGAGTATTAAATAGAATAGCCCAAAAGTCTGAAAACTCTGAAGAGTCTTTGGAGAACTTCAGTAAACCTGTTTCTGAGGAAACTGCTTCGAATGACGAGTCACCTAAGAACGAATCGACAAATAAAGCGGCTAGTTTAGAATCTTCAATTGTTTGCACGGTAATCGTGTCAAAGCAGGTACAAGAAGAAGTTATAGAAGAAGAAGCAAAAACAGATCAAATAATCGAAGATGAGGCTAAGATTTCTGCAAATGTTACTGTGGAATCTGATGATGTAGAGACTTTAGAAAGTATCTCTAAGGAAGTAGAAAGATTGGTAGCAGAGGATCAATCCAGCAATCAACTGCAAACGAGCATGAACGAAATGCAATACAGGCAAGAATCAGCAAACAAAACTACAACAGACATTTCTCCATTACCTGGTAAGTTAGGTATCACAGATATTGAAAAACAGGAAACAAGTCTTGCCAAAGTGGATGAATCAAAAAATAGCGATGCACAAAATAAACCTGAGGTAATAGAGAATaccaaagaaattgaaaaatctgAAGAAAGCGTGTCAGAAGCAACACAAGTTGCAAAGAAGGACAAGAATAATTGCAGAGTACCACCTACTTCCGATTCCACAACGAACTTTAAATGCACCGCGAGTCCTGTTTCTAGCGATGTGTGTAATCCTATCGAAGATATAAAAAAAGATATAGATGAGAATAAAAAAGATGAGAAATGTAAATCGACTAATGATACAGATAACAATAACGCTGGTAATAATAATACTGACAAAAAAGTAATTTCGTTAAAGGATAATTCAGAGAATAATGATACAACTATAGTAaaggaagaaatagaaatatcaGACAATATCGTGGAAGAGCAAAAATCTGCTGGCGATGATAACAAGAAACGAGTATTAAGAGCTCGcgataaaacgaaaaagatCGAAAAGGGACAAGCATCTTGTAACAAAGAACGCATCGAAGGTGCTTCAAAAATTAAAACGGAAGAGGAAAGTTCTCAAATATTGCATAGCTCTCATAATGAGGAAGATACACAGGATTTGGAAGAAAAGGCTCATGAAATGATCGCAGACGACATAGATGATTCTCAGAACAGCACTGAAACAGATACTATCGAGTTAGAACGTCAAGCTCGCACTAGACGCAGCAGGGAGGTGAAAAAACGCAAAGAGGATCAATTAAATGCTTTAAAAAATAAACGACCAAAACGGGAAATACGGAGATACGATCAACAGAATAAGGAGGAGACACTATTGGACAATGAGGTAGCAAAGATCAATGAGAACAACCGATCCTTtttaaacaaatatgaaaacggAACAGAATGTGCTACAAATTTCAGAGGTTTCTCAGAAGGGGTTAGGGGAAGTTTGGAAAAATGTCAGGACAGTACAGATAGTATTAGAAGCAAATCAGAAAATGACTTAATTATTAAGAAAGAGCCTAATAAAAAGACATGTGAGAACAGATTATCTCGAAATTTATCTGAGAATCATGTGACCAAGCAGTCAGGGAATATAGACATTCTGAATGCCAATTGCAAACCTGTAAAAACACCAGAAACATCACAGAAAGATTCTGATGAGACATCCACGTCTGGTGAATCCTCTAGCAGCATCAATATTACTCCAAAGATCTTGGAAACACCAGAAGACAAGGCGAAGAAAGAGTCAATTCTGAGACTTCTCGGGTTGGAATCTCTGGAAAAGGCTGCTGAGCGATTGAGCCATCAAAAGGCCAAAAAGGAACAGTACACAGGTACCCTGAAAACTGTAATCCGTGttcagaaagaaaaagagaaagacaaGAGGCGATCAAGATCACCATTGAAAATGGTGTTGAAACAGGGTCGTGGAGATGGCGAAGGAGATTCACCTGAGAATTTTTACACTATTCAGAAGGAG tttGGAACCAGTGGTTGGGGAGATAGCAGCTCTGGTGCGAACCGAAAGTTCTCTACTAACCACAGACACTCTTGCG ATGAAGATAACGAAGACACAGCGCCGAAGGATCGTCAGTCTCTTGTTATTCCAGAGAAGTCCTCCTCTTTCTCTATTCATCCTGGACGCTTGTGCGCGGATGTCTGTTGTTACTGCTTTGGAAAGTTCGGTTCTTTGGACACACCGATGCATCTTGCTCAAATGAAGTCCGATGAAAGACGGAAAAAGATTTTAATCATAGAAAGACATCTGAATAAGGATTCTTGCTTATGTGATGCTTGCTACCGTCATGTGGACAGAAAG GCAAATACGAGTCCAACGAATATGCAAACGAAGCCACAGAAACAACATAGACAGCTCATGGTGTCTAAGTGCTCAGCCCGCGAATGTAGAGATGCTTCGCGACATCATGTCAAACGTCGATGGTTGCTCAAGATAAAAACTGGTCTGCAAAAACAG GTGGACATTGATTGGGAATCGAGTCAACATACGTCCATGTCGTTCTGCGCTAGCCATTACTCGAAGATCGAACGATTCTTGACTTGTGCATTATGCAAACGTAGGTTGGCGAGAAACCACACTCATCAACTAGCTAATGCGGAGACTGAAGAATTAAATCATTTGCTTGGACAACAAGGGGTTCCTGTTATTCTGGCGGCCGGTACTTTCGTTTGTAAATTGTGTAGATATTTTACACAGTTGCAGTTGAAGTATAAGGATGTAGAGAACATGAACACGAATCATAAATCGTTCTTCAAGAGTTATCGGAAAAG AATCCTACACTATCACGATATTGAGGTTTTGGAAAACGAAGACGAAGATTCTTCTCAGAATCAGACTAAGGACAAAGACAAAGACAAGGACAAAAGGAAGAAAACCAAGTGTAGCACTCAACCTAAGACCGGAACTTCCAAGTCTCCGGATGGTACGACGAATTCCGCCTCTGAAAAATCTACTCCAGAACCCACCAAAAACGAGGAAGCGAGTTCTGAGATGGACAACGAAAATCGTACCGCGAAGACAAACTTGAACGATGAAAACGTCGGGATGGACGTGCAGTTCCTCGGTATTGAAAGCACCGTGGAGAAACTGAAGAAACGCAAGCTGCTTGATATGCACCCATACACAACATCAGATACAATGATATCTTGTAATAATCCCAACGAGGTTGTCGAGATCCTTGCAATGGACAAGGAGGTGACGCTAACCAGATTGCCAAAGAGGCCAAGGACGAATAATGACATCACACCGGTTGTACAGAGACTCGGTGCTAATCCTTCCATTAGTGTACGTACTCTTTTCCCTGGCGAGGAGGAGATGAATCTTCACGCCAATATAGAGTTTACAAATGTTCGAGAAATAACGCCTCAAGGTTGGGAAAAGTGTGCCACTATGATACAATATGACAGAGACACGAAACTCCTCTGGCAAGAGTTACAGAGACCATACGGGAATCAGAGCTCGTTTCTCAGACATCTGATACTTCTAGAAAAGTATTACAGATCCGGTGATTTGGTGTTAGCCCCGAATGCATCACGGAATGCCATTAATTACTCGACTTCTGTGCAGAATCGTTTAATATCATACGAAGGTCCAGAGAAAATGGACGAGCCAATAATGGAACCGATTGCCTCAGAATATCACAATTCTCGTCGACTGAGTGGCGGTTACGTTCTCGAAAGGGATAAGCATTCTTTACCAAGCACAAGTACTCCTAAACAACCATCGTCCACCAGTACTACACAATCTATAAAAAGTAGTCCTCCTCGGGTTCTGAAGTTAAACCCTGGAGTGTCGATAATTAAGAAGCCACCCCCTAATCTGCAACGACTAAACCTTCCATCTACCAGCGCCAACTCCGCGAACGGTAACGTGAAACGAAAAGACGGTCAAAAACTGCCAACTTCTTCTGGTGGTAAGGTGTTTCATTTAAGCGAGCCCGAGTTCAAACGATTACAAAATCTAAAGAAACAGAAGCAACAAATGCTCACGGAGAAACAGTCGACCAGTTCAAATGGCGGGACAGGTAATTTGAGTTCTTCAGCAAACGTGAAGTCGGCGACGCAGTATCAAAAGGCGCAGATAGCTGCGCACACACAGTTTCAGAAGCACCTGAGAATGCAGCAGGAGATGCTGAGTCGGCAGAGCAGAAGTGACTTCGAGCCGTTAATATGCGACGTTCGCGCGTTGGCGAACGAGAATAGCCCGACGCAAAACTTACTGCACAATCTGAACCTGCCGAAATCGATCCAGGTAACAACAAAGACGTCAAACCAGATTCCGATATTGCCAAAAATACCGAAGTCGCTGACGGTGATACCGCAAACGGTCACTAGACCAACCGAGAAATGA